Proteins from one Sarcophilus harrisii chromosome 2, mSarHar1.11, whole genome shotgun sequence genomic window:
- the CHMP1A gene encoding charged multivesicular body protein 1a, translating into MDDTLFQLKFTAKQLEKLAKKAEKDSKAEQAKVKKALQQKNVECARVYAENAIRKKNEGLNWLRMSSRVDAVASKVQTAVTMKGVTKNMAQVTKALDKALNTMDLQKVSAVMDKFEQQVQNLDVHTSVMEDSMSSATTLTTPQEQVDSLIVQIAEENGLEVMDQLSQLPEGASAVGESSVRSQEDQLSRRLAALRN; encoded by the exons tTCACAGCAAAACAGTTGGAGAAGTTGGCCAAGAAGGCTGAGAAGGACTCGAAGGCTGAGCAAGCCAAAGTCAAGAAG GCTCTTCAGCAGAAAAATGTGGAGTGTGCTCGGGTCTATGCTGAGAATGCAATCCGTAAAAAGAATGAGGGTTTGAACTGGCTTCGAATGTCTTCCCGTGTGGATGCAGTGGCCTCCAAGGTCCAGACAGCCGTAACCATGAAGGGG GTAACTAAGAATATGGCTCAGGTAACCAAGGCCCTGGATAAAGCTCTCAATACCATGGACCTGCAGAAGGTATCTGCTGTAATGGATAAATTTGAACAGCAGGTTCAGAATCTGGATGTTCACACTTCG GTTATGGAGGACTCAATGAGCTCTGCTACCACACTGACTACTCCTCAGGAACAGGTGGATAGCCTTATTGTGCAGATTGCTGAGGAAAATGGCCTGGAAGTCATGGACCAGCTTAGTCAGCTTCCTGAAGGGGCCTCTGCTGTAGGAGAGAGCTCTgttaggagccaggaagaccAGCTGTCTCGAAG GTTGGCGGCCTTGCGGAATTAA
- the DPEP1 gene encoding dipeptidase 1: MWIWWFWSCLALCTADEYRDQAVRIMSEVPLIDGHNDLPWQILTKFQGKLQDQKANLTYLEGTHTNIPKLKKGFVGGQFWSAYVPCDTQNKDAVKKTLEQIDLIHRMCQMYPETFMYATRSSDIRQAFTQKKVASLIGVEGGHSIDSSLGVLRTMYSLGMRYMTLTHSCNTPWADNWLVDKGNDKAQSNGLSLFGKEVVKEMNRLGVMIDLSHVSEATMKAVLNLSQAPVIFSHSSAYRLCAHKRNVPDNILQMVNKTRSLVMVNFYNDYVSCKKDANLSQVADHLDYIKNTAGPGAVGFGGDYDGVENVPTGLEDVSTYPDLIAELLRRKWTVTEVKDALAYNLLRVFEEVEKVSNHSALPNENRITYTELEGNCKTHFGFPDHSHQHLPGVLPAVLTFLLSLWLL; encoded by the exons ACACAATGATCTCCCGTGGCAAATACTGACTAAATTCCAAGGGAAGCTGCAGGATCAGAAAGCCAACCTGACCTACTTGGAGGGGACACACACCAATATTCCGAAGCTGAAGAAGGGCTTCGTGGGTGGCCAG TTCTGGTCGGCTTACGTGCCCTGTGATACCCAGAACAAAGATGCAGTGAAGAAAACCCTAGAGCAAATAGACCTCATTCACAGAATGTGCCAGATGTACCCCGAGACCTTCATGTATGCCACCAGAAGTTCAG ATATAAGGCAGGCCTTCACCCAGAAGAAAGTGGCCAGCCTGATCGGTGTGGAGGGCGGCCACTCCATTGACAGCAGTCTGGGTGTCCTCCGGACAATGTACTCCCTGGGCATGCGGTATATGACACTTACCCACAGCTGTAACACACCCTG GGCTGACAACTGGCTGGTGgataaaggaaatgacaaagcccAGAGCAATGGCCTGTCACTGTTTGGAAAA GAGGTGGTGAAGGAAATGAACCGCTTGGGCGTGATGATTGACCTGTCCCACGTGTCCGAGGCCACCATGAAGGCTGTGCTGAACCTGTCCCAGGCTCCCGTGATCTTTAGCCACTCCTCTGCCTATCGCTTGTGTGCCCATAAACGCAATGTGCCAGATAACATCCTCCAGATGGTG AACAAGACCAGAAGTCTGGTGATGGTGAATTTCTACAATGATTATGTTTCCTGCAAGAAAGATGCTAATCTGTCTCAAGTAGCAG ATCATCTGGATTACATCAAGAATACTGCTGGTCCGGGAGCTGTGGGCTTTGGTGGGGACTACGACGGTGTTGAAAA tgtCCCCACAGGGCTAGAAGATGTCTCCACCTACCCAGACCTGATAGCTGAACTTCTCAGGAGGAAATGGACTGTAACGGAAGTGAAAGATGCCTTGGCCTATAATCTGCTAAGAGTCTTTGAAGAGGTAGAGAAG GTTAGTAACCACAGTGCCCTGCCTAATGAGAACCGCATCACATATACTGAGCTGGAAGGTAATTGCAAGACCCACTTTGGCTTTCCGGACCACAGCCACCAGCACCTGCCTGGAGTCTTACCTGCGGTTCTCACTTTTCTACTTTCCCTCTGGCTGCTATGA